The sequence CTGGGGAAGAAGGGGGAAACCCTTTGACGGTATTCGTCATATTCCTTGCCGTGCTTCAGAGAAAGACGCTTCTCCTCGGCTCTGGCGATCAAGACGTAGAGGGCTACGAATCCCACTGAAGTCAGCACAATCAGTATCCAATGCGGCCTTAGCAGAACCAATCCTGCCGCTACCAGCAATGCATTGCCGATGTATAAGGGGTGTCTGAGGAGGGCGTAAGGGCCGCGGGTGGCTAAATGATCTGTGGTGATCTGCCTGTTGCGCGAGGTCGGACCTATGAAACCCGCGGCCCAGAACCTTATCAGAAGTCCTGGTATAAAAAGAACTGCGCTCCATACACTTATCCAGGGATGGGAAAAGGCGAGCAACAAAAGCACCCAGAGCGTCGCCAGAACGCTGCGGGTACGGAAGAGGATTTGGTCTAAAGGAACCTTCAAGCCAGCCTTCTTAAGTCTTCAATGAGACCTTTTAGCTTTAGTAATTGTCCATAAGTGCGGATGGGTGAGGTCGTGAGGGATTACTACAACCGTTATTTGTCAGGCTCTTATGGTTGGTACAGATTCTTCCCCTCCCTTGACGGGAGGGGGTAGGGGGAGGATAGTGTTTTGTGCTGCGAACAAAAGCATTTCCTTTCTTACTTACGTGAAGAGGTCTGAACATCGCTGTTACCAAAGCAAGCTGTTGATTTAAACAAGCTTGGCAGTTTACAACTCATCAAATCACTTCGAGTTCATAGATGATCACCTTCGCCTTCAATGCAGGTAAATCTCTACCTTCTTGCCTTCTTCGTCCTTTACCTCGAACACCTTGCCGGGCTGTGCCTGGTCCAAAGCCGCAAGGATGGTGTCGGCAGGGATCTCCTGTTTAGCAAGCACACTCGCAGGGATGAAGTTCATGGCGAATCGCGCCAGGGACAGGGGCAGATTTATCCTCACGTTGGGCTTCTCCTTATCTTTCTCGAAGATCAAGAGGGTTATTTCCCGAGCCTGAGGTCTTGCACCTTCTATGGCTTCAATCAGCTTCTCCGCCTCTTCTGCCGATATCTTTCCTTCGCTTACCATCCTTAAGATACGCAGGGTGGCTTCGCTACTCATGACAACAGTTACCCTTGCTTTTGCCGCAACGTATCTCCTCCACCGCCTCGTCCACGTTGATCTTGCCTTCTTCGAGTTTATCTATGATGACGGTTACCTTGCGAGGCTTGCGTTTTAAACGGTGGAGTATAACGCGAATGATGATCGCAATTCCCACTACCACGATCAAGGCCCACCACCACTGGCCGAACCCGGCTATCAGCCCGATATTGGAAAACCAGATGGCTAATCCTACCACCACTAACAAGAGCGCCCAGAAGGTTCTCCAGCCAACATGTTTGAATGGGATTCCTCTCCTTGAGCGTCTTATCGCCGACTGGATCAGTTCCACCAGACCGAGAAGTCCGATGATCACAAAGATTATGGGCCAGGCGACTTTGAAGGCGAAGGTTTGCGGGGCAACACTCGATCCCAGCCAGATCCAGAAGCCGATCCAGACTACAACCAAACCCCAGAATATCCCGCGGATCATCTTGCTCTCCTTTCAGATTGGGTACGTATCTTGACAGCTTCCAGCTTTTGTTCTTCTCTGCGTTTGAGCAGGAGGTAAAGCCCCGCAAGGATTCCAGCCAGAACTAGAGTGGCTATCCCCACTGCAAACCCTAAGTTATGGATAAGCCCTGAGATCATCTCTTCCTCCTTCGGATGTTTTCTTCAGCCGTTTCTGGGCGCCTTTCCGCTCTCAGCACGGCTATAAAATAGATGGTGGCAAGGATTCCTGCCAGGATAAGACCACCTGCCCATATCGTGATGCCTAATATCCCGGCAAGCCCTGCGATCATTTACTTGCTCCTTTTGCGCAGAGTGATGTCACCATGCTTTGTCTTGACGTAAAGTTTCGCCTCAGGTTTCCCTAAAACGGCTTTGAGTTCATCCTCTTCGTCAGAAGGCTCAAGGTCGAAGTCGCTTGAGATGTCTCCATATTTGGGTTTGTGGATGGTAAGCTCAACGTTTGCCTTTTCAGGGATTGTGAGATTGATATCCCCACCACCGAGCTCGATGCGTCCCACCCCTCGGCATGCCGAAAGGTCAAGGTCTATATCGCCGCCGCCCACTCGAATGTCGAGTTCAGCTGAGATATCTTTGCCTCGGACATCGCCGCCGCCTACGGCTGTGGTGAGCCTTCCTGAGATATTCTTAAGCTTCAGGTCGCCTCCGCCGCAGCGTATTGACAGTTCCGAAGCGAGATTGCTTGCCGAGACGTCACCAGCGGCTGCTTTTAGCTCCACCTCCTGGGATTTAGGAACCTCTATGTCGATGTCGCCGGACATAGTTTTGATTAAGAGCTCGTCTTCGGTTTCCGCTACCTTATGTCCGCCCTGAAGCTTGATGCGGATGGATTGCTCGTCATCCCCGGTGATCTTCACATCGCCGGCTACCGCCTTGACGGTGAATCGTTCCCTGGGGTCGAACTTGAGTTCCTTTTCCTCGCCAGTGTCCATAAAAGGCACGCAGCGCTCGATCATATCCGGCAGGTCTTTCAGACTGAGCTCCACCTTACGGGCGATTCGCTTGCCGAGATCAGATCCCGGTCCGCGCTGGGTAAAACGGAATGGCTCGCCCAGCGCCTCAAGGAGCTTTGTCGCCTCCTCAGCTGTTATCTTGCCTTCTTCCAGCAACTTAAGTATTCGTTCTCTTTCTTCCATTCCTTCCTCCTCAGCCGCAGCAGCCGAACGTCATGAGCTCCGCATCTTCGGGGTCCTCGCAACACTCGCCCCTCATCTTGACGATCACCTTCTTATGAGGGGGATGGCAGCAGGTGTCGAAGTGATGCCTGCCGAAGCTGTGCTTGATGAACATCGGTCCACAATGTGGGTGAGCGTGTGTGCTACGGGCGTAGCTCTTATTCAACGCCTCCAGGAGGTTGGCCGCCTCATCGGCTGTTATCTTGCCCGTTTCTAAGAGTTCAAGTATCTTTTTGCGTTCTTCCATCATATCCTCCGTTACTCGCTGGATTCGCTTTTCTCAGACTCTGCACCCTTGTCAGGTTCGCAGCACTCCTCGTCCTTGGTTTCACAGCACTCATCCGAGGTTGACTCGCAACACTCATCCTTAGGCTCGCAGCAGGGCTCGCCCAGGGCTTTAAGGAGGCGGGCCGCCTCGTCCGCTGTTATCTTGCCGTCTTCCAGAAGCTTGAGGATTCTTTCCTTTGGATTCATTGTCTTCTCCACTTGGTCTTTAGTTACCTATGAACAACCCGCGAAGCAGATTCCTGAGATACCCGTCGTCGGGCTTGGTCCTTCTTAGGACTATTCTTGTCCTTTTTTGTTCTTTCACGTCTTCCTCCTTTAGGTTTCTTCTGACTCTTCTTTTTTGATGAGCCTTATCGCTTCCTCGGCGGAGAGCTCGCCTGCTTCCAGCCTGTCCAGCACCTCGTTTATCTCTTCATGGGAGGCGCGGGCGGTGATGATGCCCATCTTGGCCAGTAATGCGTCCAGACGGTTACGCACCGTAGGGTAGGAGAGCGCCAGTTCCCTCTGAATCTCTCTTAAGCTACCCCTGGAGCGCAAGAAAAGCATCAAAAACTCGCGCTCCTCGTCTGTAAGTCGCGCGAACATGGGAACTTCGAACTCTCCCCGGATCTTTACCTCGCACTTGCGGCAGCTAAGTTCCGAAATATAGAGACTTCCGTTGCAGGCCGGACAGCGTCCGATGAGTTTCTTCTCAGTCATGGTGAAATTATAGTCAAATTTTGAACTTTGTCAAGGTCTAGTTGAACAATTTTAAACCAATTGGGGTTGAATTGAAAAATTGGTAAGGTGGAAGTGAATTTTGTCCCTCGATCAGGCCGCTAATTTAACTAGTAAACTCGTCAGGTTTAAATCGCACTCGTCACAAAAAAGCTGGTCAAAAGGTGGACAAAAGGTAGTCAAAAGCTAGACAAAAGATGGACAAAATTTCGGGGTCCCCGCGACATGAAATGACGACGCTCGCGGAGTAACTGCGTAGCAGATTTGTGGGGTGAAAAAAGATGGACAGGGTTTTTTTAACCACAGATTGAAACTCGTTTCACTCGTTTCCCTTCGGAACGCAGATTTTCACAGATTGTAGGGGCCGACCTTGACAGGGGTGTGGTTCGCGCGTATACTGAAGTGTTAATAAGAAACAATAAACCTACGAAAGGAGGTTTCGATGTCTGATGAAAGAACACGCACGGATAGCTGGAAGCCTCCCCTCGCGCCCGCTTAAGCCAATCGGCAAGCGCCGGGAGGAGAGGGTGAAGTTTTTCGGCCCCTGAAAAGCTTCAAAAATCCAGACTGTCCATATATCAACAGCAAGAAGTAAGTAATGAAATCAACTTAGTATGTACCTTTTGGTACAGAAAGGACAGTTTTGGATACAGAAATTAAGACCCAGACGGGTCTAAAAACCGGTACAGTCTTTAAGAAAACCATCGGCCGCTACTGGGTAAGAACAGGCGACGCTACCGTCGTGTGTACCATCTCCTCAAAGCTGCGCAAGGTTCTCATCTATCCTGAGGCTGACGCCTCGTCCCGCCGGCAATCGGTCGATAAAGTGGCAGATATCGAGATGGTCGACCCGGTAGCTGTGGGCGACGAGGTGCGGTTCAGGGACTCCGGGGATGAATCCGGCATGATCATCGAGGTTCTACCCCGCCGCACCAAATTGTCCCGCCGCGCGGTTCTTCACGGGGCGGACAAGCCTCAGGAGAAAAACATCACCCGCGAGCAGCTCATCGTGACCAACGTTGACCAGATGATTGCGGTGGTTTCGGCCAGGCGGCCCAAGCCTTCGTGGCGGTTGGTAGACCGCTACCTTGCCGATTCCGAACTCCTCGAGATTCCGATCGTTATCTGCCTAACCAAGATGGATTTGATAGATGACGTCGAGATGTTTTGCGAACAGCTCCAGGTCTATGCCGATATCGGCTACAAGCTGCTGTTTACCTCCGCCGTAACCGGCCTGGGCATGGACGAACTCACCGAAATCCTTTCAAACCGAACCTCGGTCCTTATGGGCAAATCAGGGGTGGGGAAGACCACCCTTCTCAATACCCTCGAACCAGGGCTGGGACTTCGAGTGCAGGAGGTTTCTACCCGTGTCAACAAGGGGCGGCATACCACCACTCATCTGGAGATGTTTCCCCTGCGGTGCGGCGGTTTCGTGGTCGACACACCCGGGATGCGGGAGTTCGCCCCGTGGCTCGACAAGACGGATGTAAATCCAGCCTGGCTCTTTCGCGAGATGCGTCCCTACATTGGGCAGTGCAAGTTCGGCATGGGCTGCACTCACTCTCACGAACCGGGCTGTACCATCAAGGCGGCGGTCGATGCCGGAAAAATCACCGAGCGAAGATACGACAGTTACCTGCGGATACTGAGGAGTTGAAAAACATGGCTTCATGTGAAATCAAACCATTCGGTGAAGAACACCTCGAAGATGCTGCCAGGCTATTCGCCGAAAGAATCAGAACAGAAAGGGAGCTAAGCCCTCTTCTGCCTGTACGCTTCGAAGACCACAACACTATTCTGCCGGTATTGGAAAAACTCTCGCAGAAATCCCCGGGTGTTGCCGCGATCTCAAAAAACAAGCTTGTGGGATTTATGATCGGGTGGCTGCTGCCATCCTGGAGAGGACGACGAAGCGTGTGCGTTCCCGAATGGGCACATGCCGAGATCGGCGAGACCCGTGTAAAGGTCTTCAACACGATGTATGAGCGCATCGCGCGCGAATGGGTTAGAGACGGATGCTTTACTCACCTCGTAGGCGTGCTGGCACATGATTCCGAAATTATCGATGCGCTGTTCTGGCTGGGGTTCGGTCTGGCTGCAGTCGATGCCATGCGTGATCTCGGTGACGTAGAAGGTCCCTTTGCAGACGTAGAGATTCGCCGCGCCGGAATTGAAGATCTGGATGTCGTCCTGTCATTAAGTCACGGGCAAGAACAGTATATAGCCACCTCACCTACTTTTATGGCGCTGTTGGAAAAAACCGGTAAGGAATCTTGTGAAAAATTGTTGCAGAACCCCTCTGTGGCATCATGGCTGGCTGTCTACAACGGAGAAGCGGTTTCCCGTTTGCAGATTGGTCCTTCGCATCAAGGTGCAGCACGCGTAATCTCAGATGATAAAACGGCAAGCATAACCGCGGCATTTACAAAAGAACACGTGCGCGAGCAAGGAATCGGTGCCAATTTGTTGAAGCATTCACTGGATTGGGCGAGGTCAGCCGGTTACGTGCGATGCGCGGTTGATTTCGAGCCTGAGAACGTGTTGGGCCGATCTTTCTGGCTTAAACACTTCCAGCCGGTATGCTATGCACTAATTCGTCAGATCGATTTACGAATCGCCTAGGCGCATCAGGGTCGCAACATATCAAGACCTCAAGGAAGGTGATAAGAAATCATACTCTGTAGTTGACAAGGAACTGTTACAACCCTGCATCACTCCCATGAACCGGACTGTGCCATCAAGTCGGCAGTGATCGCTCGCAAAATCACAGAACGCAGGTACGATAGTTATCTGCGAATACTGCGGAGCTCACGTTGAACTAAGGAGTTGTACCGAATAGGCCGGTCCAATGACCGGCCTTCAAGATATCAAGATATCTGGTAGATAATCACTTTTCGATCCGAACCGGTGTGCCTACGTCCACTATCCTCTTTAGCGAGTCCACGTCCTCGTTGTGCATGCGGATGCAGCCCTCAGTTGCTCGGGTGCCTATAGATGCCTCATCATGGGTACCGTGGATCGCAATACCTACCCATTGTTTACCAGACCTGGTCTCCGTGGCAAGTGTCGAGAGCCTCAAAAACCACGGGCCGTAAGCTCCAGGAATCGGCCCCTTGCCGTCACCGAAGTCGTGTTCCCAGGTGTGCGAATCCTCAATCGAGGTGATCGTAAAATCGCCTAGAGGTGTGCGGTTATCTCCCACCTTCCTTTTATCACCTGAATTCTTACCTAAAGCTACCGGATATTTCTCTATCATGGCTCCATTTTTGTAGACGAAAAGCGTAAACAGCGACTTCTTCACAACGATCGAGATACCCCTGGAGTGCTTAGCCTTTGTGGTTGGATTCAGCATATCCGCGCCAAGCACCAGAACCATATCCACAAGATTGGTTCGCACCTCAACCTTACCCGTTCTCAAGTAGTTAATGAGCCTTTTGGCCAGATGTACATCCTTGGGAGGGCAATAGAGCACGGTCTTGGAGAAGGTATCTGCGTCCGCTGTCTGAGGTTCAAGCGAGGCCAGGCCGAATCTGATGCTGAACCGGTAGGCGACGTCGCGGGCCAGACCTGCCTTTGAGGTCCCGTTGAGCACCAGTATCCGCCTCGAGAAGGGCATCGAATCGAAGCTAAGCCCGTTGATACCTGCCCAGACGTGAATCACTCCTTTTGTCTCACCCTTGACGATTTCGGCTTCGGGGAAGATGGAATCAAGCGCATTAAGCCGCCTTCTGTCTCCAGAGTGAACAAAGATGCGTGTGTCTATCTGATAGGCCGCTGATCTGTCCGGCTCCCCCACCGAGTCGGGTAATCCCAGGGAATCGAGCATGATTTTTGTTCGCTTCGTAGGGAACGAGATCTTTCGCAGCTCGGTATATCCTGAGCAGGAGTTGTGCAGCACAACTTTAGGCGGCTCAGGTTTGCAGGCGAGAAACATCATTAAAGCCAGAGGAGGAATCAGCAGCAGTCTGCTTAACATGGATGAGTCTATACGTGGAGGATGAATTGTCAACTATTGCTTTAATGCTCCTTTTCTCCTGCGGAGAAAAGATCGCAAGGAGCATCGGTAGATCGGCTTGGAGTATGAACACAGACTTGAAATGGCTGTGAGGTGTGTTACGGGGGGTGTGTTATTTCCTTAATGAGTCGAGCGCAGCTCCAGTAATAATGAAAATGCCCCCTCAAAGGGTACGGGGTGTGTTACGGGGTGTGTTACGGGTTGACATGGGGCTTAATCCTTACATAATATAGTTAGTATGGCTAACGTTTTGCAGAAGTTCTTCGGCACAAAGCAGGAGCGCGAGATACGTCGCATGAGGCCTTATGTTGTGGAGGTCAACGAGATACTTCTCGCCCTGCACGACTACGGGTCGGCGGACCCGTCAGATCCGCCGCCCATCACCCATCTGGCAGGAATGAGTGTGGAGGAGATCGTCAGACAATCGGCAGAGTTCGAGCGCCGCTGGAACGAGCTGATCGCCGGTATCTTGCCTGAGGACCCTGAACGTTCCGTAAAGCTCCGCCAGGCAGAAGAGAAGGCAGCGGAATGGTTTGCCGAGGGCGAAGCGGGCGAACCTGCGGAGTTCGACTGGCGCGCTATCTACTGGGGGATCGAAAACGAGGTCAGAGCAAGCAACCACTGGGCAGGTGCAGGCGATGACTGGCTCTGCGAGCATCTCGAGGAGAAGGTGGGAAGACCCATCTACAAAGAGCTGCGAGCAGAGCTTGAGGCCAAGGAGCAGGGTGCTTCAAAGGCCTGGCTTGAGGCCAAGAAGATTCTTCAAGCCAGGGTTCGTCCCGCGTTGGTTGCCCGCACCCGCGCCTGGCAGAAGCGCCTCAAGGAGCGTGCCCGCGAGATCGAAGCGGAGGTCAAGAAAACGGACGAAGGGGAACGCAAGGAGCTCTGGAAGCGGCGCACCAACACCGCGCTTGAGCCGATAATGATCGAGGCGTTCAGCATTGTGCGCGAGACATGCTACCTGCTTTTGGGCAATACATGGGACGTGCGCGACTTCGAGACTACCTGGGACATGTTTCCCTTTAACGTGCAGGTTATCGGCGCTGTGGTGCTCCACGAGGGCAAGATCTCCGAGATGCGCACCGGTGAGGGTAAGACCCTTGCTGCTACCATGCCCCTATACCTCAACGCCCTCATGGGCCGAAGCGCTCACCTTGTCACGGTCAACGACTACCTGGCTGCACGTGACCGGGAGTGGATGGGGCCCATCTACGAGTATCTTGGTCTCAGCGTGGGGGTGATCCAGACCGGCATGAGCCCTGCCGAACGTCAGCCCATGTATCGTGCAGACATCACCTACGGCACCAACAACGAGTTCGGGTTCGACTATCTGCGCGGCAACATGGTGCACTCGCTGGATCACAAGGTGCAGCGCTCTCACGCCTACGCGATTGTTGACGAGGTGGATTCGGCGCTTATAGACGAGGCGCGTACCCCTCTTATTATCTCCGGTCCCACCGAGTACGTAGACCGCGGTTACATGCGATACAAGCCTGGTGTGGCGAGGCTTTTCGAAGCCCAGCAGCGGCTTTCCAACGAACGCGTAGCACAGGCTGAGAGGCTTATCCAGGAAGAAAAGGAGATGGACGCGGCACGACTCCTCTTGATGGTGCGCCGCTGCACACCAAAGCACAAGAAGCTTCTACGCATAGAAAAGGAAGGCTCGATGAAGCGGCTCATTGATGACATCGAACTTGCACTAATGCGCGACAAGAAGCTTCACGAACTCGATGCAGAGAACTACTTCACCTACGACGAACACATGCGTGCGGTTGAACTTAACGAGAAGGGCCGAGCACTCCTCAATCCGGCTGACCCCGACGCTTTTACCCTGCCTGATCTCTCTACAGGACTTGCAGAGATAGACAAGCGTGTAGACATTAATCCCAAACAGAGGCTCAAGACAAAGGAGGCCCTTTACGACGAGTACGCGCGCAAGAGTGAGATGCTCAATAACCACCACGCTCTCTTAAAGGCCTACGTTCTCTTCAGCCGAGACGAGGACTACATCGTTGCCGAGGGAAAGGTTATCATCGTTGATCCCTTCACCGGTCGCCCCCAGCCAGGTCGCCGCTACTCAGACGGCCTGCACGAGGCGTTAGAGGCCAAGGAAGGTATGCGTGTCCAGGAGGAGACCCAGACCGTCGCGACCATAACCCATCAGAACTATTTCCGCATGTACGAGAAGCTGGCCGGTATGACAGGTACAGCCATGACCGACGCCAACGAGTTCGTGCAGGTCTACAAGATGGATGATCCCATTGAGATCCCCACCAATAAACTGGTGCGCCGTATTGATTATTCTGACATCGTCTACAAGACACGCGCCGAGAAGTACAAAGCGGTGATCGATGAGATCAAGAAATGGCATGATACCGGCAGACCGATTCTAGTTGGCACCACCTCTGTGGATGTTTCAGAGACCCTTTCGCGTATGCTTCGCCGCAATGGGATCAACCACAACGTGCTCAACGCCAAGCATCACCAGAAGGAAGCGGAGATCGTGCGCGAGGCAGGTCAGATGCACAAGGTAACCATAGCTACCAACATG is a genomic window of candidate division TA06 bacterium B3_TA06 containing:
- the rsgA gene encoding ribosome small subunit-dependent GTPase A yields the protein MDTEIKTQTGLKTGTVFKKTIGRYWVRTGDATVVCTISSKLRKVLIYPEADASSRRQSVDKVADIEMVDPVAVGDEVRFRDSGDESGMIIEVLPRRTKLSRRAVLHGADKPQEKNITREQLIVTNVDQMIAVVSARRPKPSWRLVDRYLADSELLEIPIVICLTKMDLIDDVEMFCEQLQVYADIGYKLLFTSAVTGLGMDELTEILSNRTSVLMGKSGVGKTTLLNTLEPGLGLRVQEVSTRVNKGRHTTTHLEMFPLRCGGFVVDTPGMREFAPWLDKTDVNPAWLFREMRPYIGQCKFGMGCTHSHEPGCTIKAAVDAGKITERRYDSYLRILRS
- a CDS encoding preprotein translocase subunit SecA is translated as MANVLQKFFGTKQEREIRRMRPYVVEVNEILLALHDYGSADPSDPPPITHLAGMSVEEIVRQSAEFERRWNELIAGILPEDPERSVKLRQAEEKAAEWFAEGEAGEPAEFDWRAIYWGIENEVRASNHWAGAGDDWLCEHLEEKVGRPIYKELRAELEAKEQGASKAWLEAKKILQARVRPALVARTRAWQKRLKERAREIEAEVKKTDEGERKELWKRRTNTALEPIMIEAFSIVRETCYLLLGNTWDVRDFETTWDMFPFNVQVIGAVVLHEGKISEMRTGEGKTLAATMPLYLNALMGRSAHLVTVNDYLAARDREWMGPIYEYLGLSVGVIQTGMSPAERQPMYRADITYGTNNEFGFDYLRGNMVHSLDHKVQRSHAYAIVDEVDSALIDEARTPLIISGPTEYVDRGYMRYKPGVARLFEAQQRLSNERVAQAERLIQEEKEMDAARLLLMVRRCTPKHKKLLRIEKEGSMKRLIDDIELALMRDKKLHELDAENYFTYDEHMRAVELNEKGRALLNPADPDAFTLPDLSTGLAEIDKRVDINPKQRLKTKEALYDEYARKSEMLNNHHALLKAYVLFSRDEDYIVAEGKVIIVDPFTGRPQPGRRYSDGLHEALEAKEGMRVQEETQTVATITHQNYFRMYEKLAGMTGTAMTDANEFVQVYKMDDPIEIPTNKLVRRIDYSDIVYKTRAEKYKAVIDEIKKWHDTGRPILVGTTSVDVSETLSRMLRRNGINHNVLNAKHHQKEAEIVREAGQMHKVTIATNMAGRGTDIKLTPEVLQIPSQCNIEEAHTDAEMERFKRSKGCQEDFPRGLLIVGTERHESRRIDNQLRGRSGRQGDPGASRSFLSLEDDLLRIFGADRMNQVIERFGGKEMEPISSPLVTRAIENAQKRVEQNNFEMRKRLLEYDDVMNRQREEIYATRDEILAGEDLDGLCRFYFGEVIDSIVEDHCTGHGGDEWDWEGLEMDFVSYFMLDFEMPPLEERAKVKLEELIEMLNDRADEAFKVRRETLGEEKFGELQNLVFLTGIDRHWRDHLREMDELKRGIGLRGYGQKDPIIEYKKEAYGKYEEMVRSLQRETTKLLFRAQLRQAPVRRQAPVHAYKEEASAVPSGTANPRVQQGRSKPVKIKKKVGRNDPCPCGSGKKYKKCCYPKYG